ACAGTCTGGAGAATTTCTGCAGATCAACCCCAGAGGAAGGGCAATGGTGACACAAATCTGATTTTCTCACTGGAATCTCTTAAAGCCAAACACACCCACCTTATTTGCCATGTAATAAATACAACCAAGGAAgttaaaacaaaggaaacaaacaaacaaaaaaaaccctctaacattagttttccattttttttttacagagacaGTGACTTCAACCCAAGAACAGAAAGGCTTAACTTGGGTTGGTCTCCATTAATGGTGAAAAGATATGGCAAGTTCCTCATTTCAAAATTTCAGAATTTTGACTTGGGAGATTCCATGTCTGTTAGCTCTTGTCCAAGATACGTTTGTACTGGGTTTCCAAAAATGCTTTGCTTGAATCATGATGCCGTATCAAGCCATTTTCTCAATGCAGCACCGCTCGAAGTACTGCTCTGCATTCAACCATTTCCAACCAGTTAACTTTTGCCCAAGAGTGAGAGTCAGCATGATCCAACACCAGCCTACATGGAGTTAGCCTCTGTTTGCTAAATTACTGAAAGGTCCTTTCTCCACCACTGATGATCCTAGGATCCAAGATATAACCGAGCAGAAGAATTTGTGGGAACGACTTGCAACAGGTAGTTAGCTCAGCAAAAGCAAAACAATTCCCAATTGTTTTTCCCCTTACAAAGTACTATATGTGGCAGTGAGGAAGATCCGTTTAGCCCTAGAATTTCTACAAGTCCCCAACAAGAGGAGAGAATAATTGAAATAAAACCATTTCCTACCACTCCCAGAAGGGGGCAGCAAGTAGTATCTTTTAAaaaacaggtttaaaaaaaagcacacaaaCCACTTTTTATGGGAGgatgcatgctttttttttttttaaccaaaattaAATTCCTGAGCTTGGAAAGTCTTATAAGAGAACTTTCTTCTGATactttttcattctgttttttgGCTTTAGCCTATCAAAGATGGGAAGACAATACGTCCACGGCAATTGCTCTCCCTCCGTGCTGCAGTGCTGACATGCAGGAGAACTACAGACAAACTCATCCATCAACCTGGAGGAATCAATCCACCTGCCAGCTTAAACTGATGCCCAGAGCAACAAAGCAATCAGGAGAGCTTCGGCAGGACCCCCTGTGGGCAAACCTGATGccgcccccacccccagctgTTTTGATCTATGGCTCTCAAACAGGATGGCCCTGAGTGAAAGGGAGCAAAGAGTTATGTAACAAAAATTCAATGTTGGGCAGCGAAAGGGAACTCGGCCCAATGACACCTTGAGCTGTTGTGTGGTTGGTTTTGGGTCTGAACTAGAATGTTTTGTGAACCCGGCCATTGAGTTACAAAACACAGTTCATACCTTCGTGAGTCATATAGCACCATTTATGGTTTATTAGCTCATTAGCTTCCTTATAGGAAGGTCCAcagctttctttcctttcctagatataatttcGGTGCTCAGTGTCGAGATACTGACCCTTGTTTCTTGGATTTCAGACAGGTGAAGAGTCTGGCTATAGGCAAAAATCATGGTTCAGCTTCCTCTCAAGGTGCTAGGATCAATGGGTCACATGCAGGGAACAATTTTCTCTTTGGTGGCATTCCACCCATAGGCGGGCCTCCCAGAGCAGCTAATCTGGCACTTATTTTTAGGTGGCAGGGTTTTCCCCAGCTCTAGGGCCTTAAATAATTCACTTCTGAATTTGAATTGGGTCTAATCTATGCTGGTAATCTTCgacttgggcctctggtggctcagactgctaagacagtctgttattaacacagctgcttgcaattactgcaggttcaagtcccaccaggcccaaggttgactcagccttccatcctttataaggtaggtgaaatgaggacccagattgttgggggcaataaaagttgactttatatataatatacaaatggatgaagactattgcttaacacagtgtaagccgccctgagtcttcggacaagggcgggatataaatgcaaataaaaaagacttacagccacaattgagcctaaaatttctgttctgaaggaagactgctatcaagtgagttttgctccattttatgatctttcttgccacagttgttaagtgaacccctgcagttgttaagttagtaacacggttgttaagtgaatctggcttcccctttgactttgcttgttagaaggtcgcaaaagctgatcccatcaccctggaacactgcaaccatcataaatatgaagcaatggccaagcatctgaattctgatcacatgaccatgggaatgctgcaaccataagtgtgaaaaatgctcaagtCGCTTTTTTAGGGCCATTGTAActaaacggtcattaaatgaatggtcgtaagtcgggactacctgtatcaagaaAGGTGAGGAAGATCCGTTTAGCCCTAGAATTTCTACAAGTCCCCAACAAGAGGAGAGAATAATTGAAATAAAACCATTTCCTACCACTCCCAGAAGGGGGCAGCAAGTAGTATCTTTTAAaaaacaggtttaaaaaaaagcacacaaaCCACTTTTTATGGGAGgatgcatgctttttttttttttaaccaaaattaAATTCCTGAGCTTGGAAAGTCTTATAAGAGAACTTTCTTCTGATactttttcattctgttttttgGCTTTAGCCTATCAAAGATGGGAAGACAATACGTCCACGGCAATTGCTCTCCCTCCGTGCTGCAGTGCTGACATGCAGGAGAACTACAGACAAACTCATCCATCAACCTGGAGGAATCAATCCACCTGCCAGCTTAAACTGATGCCCAGAGCAACAAAGCAATCAGGAGAGCTTCGGCAGGACCCCCTGTGGGCAAACCTGATGccgcccccacccccagctgTTTTGATCTATGGCTCTCAAACAGGATGGCCCTGAGTGAAAGGGAGCAAAGAGTTATGTAACAAAAATTCAATGTTGGGCAGCGAAAGGGAACTCGGCCCAATGACACCTTGAGCTGTTGTGTGGTTGGTTTTGGGTCTGAACTAGAATGTTTTGTGAACCCGGCCATTGAGTTACAAAACACAGTTCATACCTTCGTGAGTCATATAGCACCATTTATGGTTTATTAGCTCATTAGCTTCCTTATAGGAAGGTCCAcagctttctttcctttcctagatataatttcGGTGCTCAGTGTCGAGATACTGACCCTTGTTTCTTGGATTTCAGACAGGTGAAGAGTCTGGCTATAGGCAAAAATCATGGTTCAGCTTCCTCTCAAGGTGCTAGGATCAATGGGTCACATGCAGGGAACAATTTTCTCTTTGGTGGCATTCCACCTATAGGCGGGCCTCCCAGAGCAGCTAATCTGGCACTTATTTTTTAGGTGGCAGGGTTTTCCCCCCCCAGCTCTAGGGCCTTAAATAATTCACTTCTGAATTTGAATTGGGTCTAATCTATGCTGGTAATCTTCgacttgggcctctggtggctcagactgctaagacagtctgttattaacacagctgcttgcaattactgcaggttcaagtcccaccaggcccaaggttgactcagccttccatcctttataaggtaggtgaaatgaggacccagattgttgggggcaataaaagttgactttatatataatatacaaatggatgaagactattgcttaacacagtgtaagccgccctgagtcttcggacaagggcgggatataaatgcaaataaaaaaaaaagacttacagccacaattgagcctaaaatttctgttgcgaaggaagactgctatcaagtgagttttgctccattttatgatctttcttgccacagttgttaagtgaacccctgcagttgttaagttagtaacacggttgttaagtgaatctggcttcccctttgactttgcttgttagaaggtcgcaaaagctgatcccatcaccctggaacactgcaaccatcataaatatgaagcaatggccaagcatctgaattctgatcacatgaccatgggaatgctgcaacggccataagtgtgaaaaatgctcgtaagtcgctttttttagggccattgtaacttcaaacggtcattaaatgaatggtcgtaagtcggggactacctgtatcaagaaAGGTGAGAGGAAGATACAACATTGTCAAGATGGCACAGAGAAGATTTCTTTGTAGGAAAAAGGATCCCAGCATGGCctggaagaaaaattaaatatttgctaCCATCAAGAGCAGCAACTCGTGTGGCAATATGAGCCCCTCTGTGAAGCTGAGGCTATGCAAAGGAAGTGTTAACTTTTTCTGCCCAAAGGCCCCCCTGCTCGCCTGGCTGTTTTTCATAAAACAGAATCCCCCTATGTGGCAGTCTCTCATCTTGATCCATTCTCTCTGTGAAACCTGCTGGCTCAGGAGACTTAATTTAAAATGTTTCTCAAAGTGCAGGTCCAGGCCCTTCTCTATaaataaagaacaagggtcggtCCCCAGACAGAAAAGAATTCTAGTGAGGATAACAGCTGATGAAATCTACTCTTCTCCGCAGACCTCAAGAATCCTATTCAGTTTTTTATCTGGGACAACCAACCTATTTTACGTAAGAACGAGAGATTAGAAACAGCTCTTATTTCAGCAGAATCTGGAGGTGCACTAATCAAACCAAGAAATTACACCCAGAACAGAAAGGCAGGGCGTCTTAGAGGTCCCATCAATTAAGGATTATTATGTAGTGGgatcacaaaaaaaaaagggtcttCTCTCTGGTGGTCCTTTCTTTGTGGAACATTATTCCCCCAAAAGGTATGGGTGGTCCTCAGCCTGCCGCTTTTccaaaaaaccctaaaaatgTGGCTTTGTCAGCAGGCCTGGGAACCACAAATGGAAGATGGAGATGATCAAATGGCTGATTTGATTGTCTTGTTGCTgccctggggggtggggtgggttttGTTACaaggtggatttttaaaaatcttgttaaGTCACCTGGAATTATCTCTGTGTGAGTTGGACAGCTGTCCAAAGttgtttactaaataaataaaattatagcaaCAAGGTTAATGAAGGTATGTTGACCAAGGTTACAAAGCACCAACATTTGAAATACAGAGGGGAAACCACTAAGCCAGGCATGAGCAAGTCTGTGTTTCTTGAGAGCAGATCAAAGCAGCTGGGAATATCAGGTTTCTTACTCCAATATTACGGGTTCTAGGTGACCGCAAAACCTGCCCAAAACAATAGCTTACAAGAAGAGTTGCTGTGGCGTATTCATGCAGCAAGAAGTGACTGGCAGACCTGATGTGGGGCAAGGCTCCCAGGTCTTTTAACGAAAATGCTAAGTTTCGATACTCCTCAGTGTTAATTGTGAGAGAAATATCAACTCCTCAAGTTCTCCCATAAAATAGCTGAAGGCACTAAATACGGCAAGGCCAAAGTTGGCATCACACTGAATGGAGAAAGCAAGGTTATAAAATGGCCTATGCTCCTAAAAAGATGGGTTATTTAGTTTAGCGTCAAGTGATCCAATACCATTAATAAATCTTTGGAGGGGTACCCTAAAAAAGATCTCCAGCCAGCAAACAATTTGGTGAACTTTGACAACGGAAATAATACTAAAGAGTATAAAAGTCCAAATCCAAAATACCTGAGGAAAGTGGATCTCCGTTAAGGAGAAAGCTAAGTGAAGGAGAGCAAGCAACACTTCTGAGACCACCACACccttagaagaagaaaataaacaccTTAAACTGAGGTGAGCAACTATAATCCCTTCacaacttgtagacttcaattcccagaattcctaactcagcatggctggttcaggaattctgggagttgaagtctacaagtcgtaaaaggccatagttgcccaccccaccccttgccTTAGCCCCAAATTCTACAATCACAGGAATTGCACAGAAAATGAGGAAGGGAGACCAGAACCAGACCCCTGTTCAAGGACTCAGCCCTTCTTGGCTTCTTCCAGGGGCAGGGGCTAATGTccctgcagcagcagcaaaatATAGAGAAGCCAAGATGCAGTCCTCAATGCTTCTAGGCCCAGTCAGGCCTCTCACTCCTCTTCCACGGGGACACGGACCTGATGCCAAGCATTGTTAAGGACTCCCAAAATGTTCCAGAGTGGTTTCACATGTTCAGGTTGCACATTGTAGCTGGTGTCCACAGCCTTGCAGACAATGTTCAACTCCTTGGTTCCAGCAGGCACAAAAGCATCCAGCTGCCAAAGCTTCCAAGCCCAAGCTTGGCCAGGCAACTGCTCCTCACCAGATAGCGTTGCCTCTTGCCAGTTTTTCCCACCATCCAGGGAGACATCTACACGGATCACCCTCTGCCCCCCACCACTCCAGGCATAGCCCTTCACTGTGAGCTCTCCAGGAGAGACAGAGGTCTTAGAAGATGGCTCAGTGATGGCAGATTGGATGGGCATCTCTTGGATggcaggtgccttggagaaatcCACTGTTTCCCAGGTTACGGAAGAAGAGAATCCTTTGTAATCCTTTTGCTGCCAGTGGCTCTTGCTTTCCTCTGGCCCCACTGTAATCCGAGCCAGCCATTTTACATTACGAGCCCCCACCACTCCTGGCACAATAACTCTCAGAGGGAACCCATGGTCTCGAGGCAGCTCCTCCCCGTTCATCTCATATGCCAAGAGGACACCCACTTCTGGATTCATGGCTTTCTGAAAAGGGATGGAGGCTCCATATACAGTGCCGCTATGATCCTTGTCCAGGCCCTCAAAGGAGACATGGCCTTCATCCCCTGGTTGATACCCAGCTTGCATTAGAACATCCCGAAGCCGGGCACCACCCCAACAGGCATTGCTAATGGCCCCAATGCTCCACCCGAGCCGGTTGGTATTCTGGATGGCGTTTATCTCTGCCCGGCGATTGCCAGCACACTGTATGGTGGCGGTAACCTCGTATTTTGGAAATTTCTGTTTCAGATCTTGCAAAGATAAGGACAGGGTCCGTCCAGAGGGACTCTGAATACACAGGCGATAGGCTTCAGGGTCCACAACTGGCACTGGGAGATGGTTACGCTTGAAGAAGAGCTGATTAGGGGTCAAAAAATATTCCGCCAGTAACTCTGGAGGAGGTTCTGCATTGAAGGGCTTGAGGGTATTGACTCGGAGGGCAGGATGGCGCGGAGGATCGTTGGCATAAGGGTCATCTGGGCTCGGCAGAGGAGGCTCTTCTGGGCTCAGCTCTCCTATTTTATATTCTTGAAGGATCTCTTGGACATGATCTTGTTTATGCATAGCATAGAGAGCCCAAAAGGGTTCCAAAGCTCCGCCTGCTGCTAGAAGAATCTTGCTTTTGCCCCCAGGGTGAAGCTCTAAGAAATTGGTGACATCAAAAACTTCACTGCCGTAAGTCACCCACACCCGATTCGCTTCATTATGATGGCGGGCCACTTCTTCTCGGGTGAAGCAAGGGAATGAGGCAATCTGTGTGCCCGCTGGAGGCTCATCCGTGGCTGCCTGCAAGAAAGCCAAAAGGGGAAATCAAGAAAGGAATAGTACATAGGGATTTGGAGCTGGCACTCTCTTTGCCTACTCAGATTCCTCTAAACAAATTGTTCAGACTGAAGAAGCTGTTTGGATGGACAGCTAAACGTCTCAAACCAACAAGGAAATAAATCCAGCTGCCATGATTCAACTTCTTCTAGATAATTCTatctggatgattaagaatcctCATCGACAGTATTCAGATATGTTTCTCTCAACTCAAGAGCCCTACCAGATGTGGTTTGATATGTCCAGACCACAGTCCAAAAATAGGGGATGCCAGGGCCTACATGGGGGTGCAGTTTAAGCAGTTTTAAGCAGCAAAGTAGCTGCCTGAGGCATCTGtctcaaactaaaaaaaaaaggagggaacaAATATTTTACTCTATCCATTTTTGGCCACAAAAGGCATCATAGTGACTGCACGTGGGAGATAGTTTTTGGGCCCCTTCAGTAATAGGGATTTTCAGCCTTAAATAGTCTCTATTTCTTAAACTAGAAAGCATTTAGGAAATCTGAACTGAAGCAGAGTTTCAACACCACCCTCTCCCAGCAGCCTGAAGCCTTCAACATTCCATTCCTGGGTGACATGCCGTGCCATTTTTCACTCCCTCACCTGCCAATGGCGGTTTCCATAAGCCAAGATGCTGCACACACCCAGGCCTGCTCCCGCTGCTACCATCAGCCTGCGCCTCCTGCTGCCAGCATTGTTCCAAGTGCTATGGGCACAGAAGGGGAGCCGCACCCAATAAGTGGGAGGACAGTTTCTCCAAGTCATCTCTCTTAAcctgtaaggaaaaaaaaaaaagaaatgggccCAATGCAATACTTTAAGAAGACATGTACACCCAGAAAGACTCCACACAAGTTAAGCCTTTCTTAATGAAAGATCAGAGACACATATAATAATTTCTCAAAGAATATGTCATCTATTATCTCAAGAGGTCtctaaaaagagagggaggaaaaaaagacataTTATGAAAAATAATCTAATAAGAAGCTAGAAGATGTGTCTCTAAACATTAGGGACAAGGAACGTGGATCAGCTGTTCCATTGAACTGCTACCCAGTTTGCACAATTCCTGGAACTAAACGATTGTGGTCCACCAAAATAGCAGGCCAAATCAGACGGATGCTTGATCCCGTCTAGCAGGGCTGCTCTATGTTCTGAAGAGCTTCCGGTTACCATGGCAGAATTCTCAGCAGCCTGCCAAAGCTATTTCACCCCTCAGTTCTTCAATGCATGGTAATGACAAATGGTTCTCAAGTTGGGTTTTGCAAACCATGGTTGAGTCCTTTCTGATTGTAGAAAGCACATACTCTATTCTGCAAGCAGCCATTTAAGAAGAGGTCTCCCGGCGTCCTTTAAATGTACTGGGTCACAACTATGAGCTTTTTGAATGTGCTGAATCATGCGCCACACTTACAAAGCCTGTGATGCAAACACAGAAAAGCAACAGCAAAGGAAACTGTAGAAATCCATCactggaagaaggaggaaggggagaaagcaTTAAAGGAGGCTGCCAGGAAGCAGAGGGAACTCTTTTCTGGTCTCCAAGCAACAAAACCTAAGAATCCCCCTAACCTACTTTCAAATAAATCTTCTTAAAACAAAAGGGCGGTTTCCTATTTCCAGAGAGAGTAGTGCGAACAGGCGACCTAGAGGGCGAGTTGCCAGATCTCGAACGCAAGAGTTTGTTCAGTTCCTTGGCTGGCCTTCTCTTGACTTGGCAGAGTCCGGCTTTGTTTTTGAGAGCAGCTTGCGTTCACCACATGTAACAAGCTTCTGAAACGTTCAAAATAAAGTCAACAAGAAAGCACCTTCTGGattattgtacagctatagagactaaattgattttgaacttaataacagccgcaagacttttgattgctcaatattggaagaaagaagaattacctacaattgaagaatggacacttaaagtatcaaatctagcagaaatggcaaaaatttctgcttatctgaaagactatacacaagaaaaatatattttagaatggaaaatgtggattgattatattcaaaataagtatcagataaaaaaatatcgaatagcatatgagtaaatttaggaaatattttgtattagatatatttttgaaggagaggggaattgagagtgtgattatgtgtggagtgactagagattataatttaagatttattttggattatgattgttagttttgataccctgcattttgttctggtaagttggggtggggggtggggggtaagggagaGGGgaaccggggtggggggtgggatgagggtagaggatggagtgatggttaatgtacagggattattgaagatgtgtaaatataattaatgtagggtcgagtctgcccagctaccattttagaatggtgggaagggagaaaggaggagagagtagaaggtaggaaagaggagaagaggggtagaagagggagaagaggaatgaagaggggtagaagagggagaagaggaaggaagaggggtagaaaagggggaaggaaagtatagggtggagggaggagaggatgtagataagagaaggggaggaaggtctggaaagtagaagaaggtagaagagggaagagagttaaaaggagggggtggtgactgggtaagcccgactaattgtatatgactgtacattggatgagttgttggatatggatgtaaaaataaaacttttttataaaaaagaaaaaaagaaagcagctTCTGGATTATgattagaaaaaggaaaaacatttCCCTGAAAGCAGAGGGAAGGAAACTTTTTGCAGTTGAAAtattccttttcttaaaaaaaaaaacaaatttaggAAAAcaaatttaggaatatatattacagcttcgaatgtgaaattatataaaaataattatgaggtattgtggcagaaggtatggaaagaaatggagaactggaagaagttacaattatctttgttggggagaatagcagccataaaaatgaatgttttgcccaggtttttgtttttgtttctgtttcaaatgataccagtacttaagaaCGATacaaatttacaggaatggcaaaaagggattaataattttgtatggatgggcaaaaaaacaagaataaagttaaaaataatgcaggatacaagggaaagggggggtgtcttaaaatgcctaatttaaaattgtattatgaagcagttgttttatcagtaattactgattggattaatctaactgaggaaagggttttgaatatagaaggttatggtttgttataagggtggcatgcctatttactaTATGACAAGAAAgctgataagatatttaaaagtaatataattagaaatgcactgttgagggtgtggaggaaatatcaatataaattagatggaaagataccaatatgggcaatcccgagacatatgatagaaaatataaatatatatcaaaagatggaggtagttacttataaagaacttctttgtatggaaaaggggggattacaattaaaatctagataaAAGATGGGAGAAGAAggtaaaaattatacatggtttcaatatgggcaattacaagttagatggaaactagatcagAAAATAGGTATTAGGCAAACTGAGgacaatttgttaaaacaaatgagagatcaaggtcaacagcatattaagaggctgtattagtagaaatagattcagagacggaattggttaaggattgtatgattaagtgggcacaaaattttcaacaacctataatgttggaaacatgggaaagaatttgggtaagGAATGTTAAGTTTACGCAAGCGCAAaatttgagagaaaatttttataagatgttttatagatggcatttagaccccaaaaagttgtcatgtatgtatcctaatgtacaggctaaatgttggagatgtgattgtgaagatgccacttattaccacatatggtggacttgcaaaaaagttaaagcattttggattatagtatggtggattatgcagaatattttaaaaaagaagattaagtttattcCGCAGTTtttcttattaggaataattatggattgtatagctatagagactaaattgatcttgaatttaataacagctgcaacttttgattgctcaatattggaagaaagaagaattacctacaattgaagaatggacacttaaagtatcaaatttggcagaaatggcaaaaatttctgcgtatttgaaagactatacacaagcaaaatatatttcagaatggaaaaggtggattgattatattcaaaataagtatcagataaaaaaatatcgaatagcatatgagtaaatttaggaaatattttgtattagatatatttttgaaggaggggggaattgagagtgtgattatgtgtggagtgactagagattataatttaagatttattttggattatgattgttagttttgataccctgcattttgttctggaaagtcagggtggggggagggggggtaagggggagggtaaTAAAGGGGGACaatggtagaaaatggattgatggttaatgtacagggatgagtgaaga
This genomic window from Ahaetulla prasina isolate Xishuangbanna chromosome 2, ASM2864084v1, whole genome shotgun sequence contains:
- the SUOX gene encoding sulfite oxidase, mitochondrial isoform X2 produces the protein MTWRNCPPTYWVRLPFCAHSTWNNAGSRRRRLMVAAGAGLGVCSILAYGNRHWQAATDEPPAGTQIASFPCFTREEVARHHNEANRVWVTYGSEVFDVTNFLELHPGGKSKILLAAGGALEPFWALYAMHKQDHVQEILQEYKIGELSPEEPPLPSPDDPYANDPPRHPALRVNTLKPFNAEPPPELLAEYFLTPNQLFFKRNHLPVPVVDPEAYRLCIQSPSGRTLSLSLQDLKQKFPKYEVTATIQCAGNRRAEINAIQNTNRLGWSIGAISNACWGGARLRDVLMQAGYQPGDEGHVSFEGLDKDHSGTVYGASIPFQKAMNPEVGVLLAYEMNGEELPRDHGFPLRVIVPGVVGARNVKWLARITVGPEESKSHWQQKDYKGFSSSVTWETVDFSKAPAIQEMPIQSAITEPSSKTSVSPGELTVKGYAWSGGGQRVIRVDVSLDGGKNWQEATLSGEEQLPGQAWAWKLWQLDAFVPAGTKELNIVCKAVDTSYNVQPEHVKPLWNILGVLNNAWHQVRVPVEEE
- the SUOX gene encoding sulfite oxidase, mitochondrial isoform X1 translates to MLLSRSSGNGFCTLQRTCWLREMTWRNCPPTYWVRLPFCAHSTWNNAGSRRRRLMVAAGAGLGVCSILAYGNRHWQAATDEPPAGTQIASFPCFTREEVARHHNEANRVWVTYGSEVFDVTNFLELHPGGKSKILLAAGGALEPFWALYAMHKQDHVQEILQEYKIGELSPEEPPLPSPDDPYANDPPRHPALRVNTLKPFNAEPPPELLAEYFLTPNQLFFKRNHLPVPVVDPEAYRLCIQSPSGRTLSLSLQDLKQKFPKYEVTATIQCAGNRRAEINAIQNTNRLGWSIGAISNACWGGARLRDVLMQAGYQPGDEGHVSFEGLDKDHSGTVYGASIPFQKAMNPEVGVLLAYEMNGEELPRDHGFPLRVIVPGVVGARNVKWLARITVGPEESKSHWQQKDYKGFSSSVTWETVDFSKAPAIQEMPIQSAITEPSSKTSVSPGELTVKGYAWSGGGQRVIRVDVSLDGGKNWQEATLSGEEQLPGQAWAWKLWQLDAFVPAGTKELNIVCKAVDTSYNVQPEHVKPLWNILGVLNNAWHQVRVPVEEE